CACCTTATTCACCGCAAGGAAGTACGCTCCCGCGTGCACTGCCCTAACGGCCTTCGTCACCTTGTCGAAGGTTATGCCTCTGTCGTGCCCGACCGCCACCGCCTCGGCGTCACGCCAGTCCTCCACCACCACGTGGCCGTGGGCCTCTATCTCCTCAGCCAGGCCCCGCTCCCCCAGCACCAGCACATGTGCCTTGCCGAAGATGCGCCTCAGGTGGATGGCGGCGACCCGCGCCGCGGGCCACACCTCGTCGTAGTCCACGAGGTACCCCAGAGCCCTCATCCGCTCCATATACTCCTTGGTGCTCCAGTTAGAGCCGCTGGCTATGAGGGCGATTTTCCTCCCCATTCTTTTCAGCGCCTCCAATACGGCGTGGCCTCCCAGCACCTCAGGATCGTCGAGGATTCTCGTTATAAAAACCCCGTGTACGTCGAAGGCGAAGAGAGAGGCGTCTATCACGGCTCCAGCTCGTCTATGTTAGACAAGACCTGGTCTGGCTGGAAGCCGGACTCCCTCAGCCTTTCGGGGGTCGTGGTGCCCGTGAGGACGAGAATTGTGTGGAAGCCCATCTTCTGGGCCAGCACCAGGTCCTCCAGGTCATCGCTAATTATGGCGCTCTCCTCGGGGTAGGCCCTGGCGCGTATCAAGGCATAGGTGTACATTATGCGAGAGGGCTTCCCAGTGTTTATCGGCTTTACACCAGTGGCGTAGGAAAGAGCCATGGCGATGGGGCCTATGGAGATCGTCGGCTTCTCCTCTGGTATAAACCTAGACATGCCAGCCGCCACCAGCTTGGCCCCCGACATGATCAACTGCATCGCCTTGTTAAGCTTCTCGAAAGTCAGCTGTCTGTCAATCCCCACCACCACTATATCAGCGCCGTCCTCCACCACCTGGTGGCCGTACTTAGCCAGCTCCTGCTTAAAGCTGTCAGACCCAATTACGTAGAGTTTCGAAGGCCCAAACCTCTTCGCTATGTACTCCCCTGTCACCTGCGCCGACGTTATCACCTGCTCCATACCCACAGGCAGGCCGACAGCCGCGAGGTCCTTATACACCTCTTCGGTTAACCTAGGCGCGTTGGACAGGATGAAGTAGCGCGCCCCCCTCTGCCTCATCGCCTCCATAGCCTTTACGCCGCCTATTAGCTGGCTCTTCAAGGTCTGCGGGTTTCTCTTTAGTAAAGTACCTTGGACATCTATAAAATATACGCTTGGCTTCATGAGGCTGGTAAACTAGTCAGCTATACATAAATTTCTAAAATATATATCCGCTGACTCCCAAAATATTTTTGTAATCTCCAAACTATATTGAACATTCAAAAATTATTTAAATCAGATATGATATAATTACATACCTTTGATAATTCTAGTTAATAAACGCTTAAAAATGATTTTAATATAGAAGTTGCCATGAGCGAGAAGAGATTTCCCTATCCCGATGAAGTAAAACTCCCCGAAGGTATTGACATAGAGACATACAAGCGTATGTATGCCTACTACCGGCTGCCGGCTACTGTTCTGTTTGGAAAAGACGCGCCCAAGGAGCTAGTCGAGTGGGAGAGGAAGATGTTTTGGTACCAGGATTCGCTTCACCACTACGACGTGATGTACCCACTAGACGACATACACCCCGCGACGTGGGAGATAGCGCTCTCCACCTATAACTCCAGGATTTTCGTCGTGCCGCCCGCCAACGGCATACCTCACAGGCTGGTCAACGGCTACCTCTTCATATCCTTCGTGCCGGTGCTCGACGAAAAGGAGATACAGAAGCGTCTCGAGCACTTCCAGAAGAGGGCGGGCTACTACTACCAGAACTGGAACGACATTTACGAGAAGAACTGGAAGCCGGAGGCCGAGAAGATAGTCAAGGAGATGGAGTCGCTGGAGTTTAGAGATCTCCCAGAGTTTGAGGACGAGTCGGTGGTGTTTGGGAGAAAGGGGTACTCGCCCTCCGCCTACCACCTCGTTGACAACTGGCTGAGGCTGGTGATGCTTCACCAAAGGCTGTGGTGGAAACACTTCGAGATGCTGAACCTCGGCTACGCCGCCTACCTGCTCTTCTACCAATTCATGAAGCAGAAGTTCCCAGACATCCCCGACCAGCACATCGCGTTGATGGTGGCGGGCATCGACGTTATCTTGTTTAAGCCAGATATGGAGCTTAGGCGCCTGGCTAAGCTAGCGGTGGAGCTGGGCGTGGCTGATAGAATTCTGTCCTTCGCCACGGCGGAGCAGATGGAGGCCGAGTTATCCAGAAGTAAAAACCCCAACGAGCAGAAGTGGTTTAATGAGTGGAACTCTGTGAAGTACCCATGGTTCTACTACACCACCGGCATAGGCTTCTACCACCACGAGCCTAGGTGGATCGACGACCTCAACATACCCTTCAACTTCTTAAAAGACTACATTAGTAAGGTCAAGAGGGGAGAGTCTCTTGAAACAGCTACCGAGCGTTTGAGAAAGCAGAGGGACGAAATCGCCGCTAGGTACAGAGAGTTGCTGAGCGAGGAGGATAGGAAGGTCTTCGACCAGTATCTACAGATTGCCAAAACGGTGTTTCCCTACGTAGAGGAGCACAACTTCTACGTGGAGCACTGGGGCCACACGGTGTTTTACAACAAGATCAAGGAGGTGGGCAGAATACTGGCTAAACACGGCTTCATCGAAAAGGCGGAGGATATCTTCTACATGAACTGGTGGGAGATCTACCTGGCTCTTCTAGACCTCGTGGCGAGCTGGGCAGTGGTGATGCCTCCAGTGGGTAAGTACTACTGGCCAAAGGAGATAGCTAGGAGAAAGGAAATACTGGCTAAGCTGAAGGAGTACAAGCCGCCTCCTGCCCTTGGGAGGCCTCCGGAGGTTGTGACAGAGCCCTTCACGGTGATGCTGTGGGGTGTGACTAGGGAGAGGATCGAGGACTGGCTGGGCACCGCGGCGGCTGGCAAGGTGATAAAGGGCTTCCCCGCCTCTCCCGGCGTCGTGGAGGGGAGGGCCGTGGTTGTTAAGTCTGTGGAGGAGCTGGGCAAGGTGAAGGAGGGGGACATATTGGTGTGTCCCAACACGTCGCCTGCGTGGGGGCCGGTTTTCGCAAAGGTGAAGGCCGTGGTGTCTGACATAGGCGGGTTGATGGCGCACGCCGCGATTGTCGCGAGGGAGTACGGCGTGCCCGCCGTGGTGGGGACCGGCAACGCGTCGCGGATAATTAAAGACGGGCAGAAGATTAGGGTAGACGGCTTCAAAGGCGTGGTGGAGATACTGGAATGATTATTGTACCCATCTCCTCGCTGAAGAAATCCGACATTTTACTCGCCGGGGGGAAGGGCGCTTCTCTAGGTGAGCTTGTCCAGGCCGGCGCCAGGGTGCCGCCTGGCTACGTAGTCACCAGCATAGCCTACAAGAACTTCCTAGAGTACAACGGAATTGACAAGCTCGTGGCGAGGCTGGAGAGGCGAGACGGCGACCCCTACGCCCTCGCCGCTAGGATCAGGTCTGCGATTTTGGAGGGCGAGATGCCGGGCGACTTGTCCCGCGAGCTTGATAAAGTCAGCAATGAATTTATGAGAGACTTCCTAGCCGTTAGGTCAAGCGCCACCTACGAAGACTCGCCTGAGTTCAGCTTCGCAGGAATTCACGAGACGTATCTCGGCGTGAGGGGGGCCGACGTGGAGAGCTACGTGAGGAGGGTTTGGGCTAGCAACTTCGAGGATAGGGCCGTGGCGTATAAGCTTGACAACAAAATCCCGCCCTCTAAGGTGCTTATGGCTGTGGTGGTGCAGAGGCTCGTGAACCCCAAGGCGGCGGGGGTCGCCTTCACCCTCGACCCCAGAAATGGCGACAGGTCGGTGGTGGTTGTGGAGTCCAGCTGGGGCCTGGGGGAGTCTGTGGTGGCTGGGGAGGTGAATCCAGATAGGTACGTGGTGAGTAAGATAACGGAGGAGGTTTTGAAGAGGGAGATCTCCAACGGGAAAAACACCATGTACGTCTTGGAGGGGGGGAAGGTGGTTCATAAAGAGGTCCCGCCTGAGCTGGCGGCGGCCTCCTCGCTTGAGGATGGGGAGGTTGTGGAGGTGGCTAGGCAGGCGGTTATGCTTGAGAAGTACTTTGGACACCCGGTGGATGTGGAGTGGGCTATTGAGAGGGATGTCTATATTCTCCAGAGCCGCCCCGAGACTGTGTGGAGCAGGAGGAAGACAAGCGGCGAGTGGCACAGCACGGGCGACTTGTTGAAAGACATTGCGTATAATCTACTTTCATTTAAATTGTAAGCCTTCTCAAATATATAACATGTTAATTTTTAAATTCTCCCATTGGCAGTTCTTATGATAAAGATTTCAAGTAGCTACGGGTTGCTGAAGCCCCTCGTCGAGGGCAAGTTTGTAGACGTGGACCACGACCGGGTTTTGCCCACGTACGACCCCGGCTTGGGGAGGCAGATTGGGGAGGTGCCTGTCATGAAAAACGTGGACGAGGCGGTGCAGTCAGCGGCTAGGGCTTTTGAGAAGTGGTCTAGGCTCCCGGTTTACGAAAGACTTCAATACTTGGTGAAGTTAAAGATTGTCTTCGAGCAAAGGCTTGAGGAGATGGCCCACCTCATTGCACAGAACGTGGGTAAGACTAAGCAGGAGGCTATGGGAGAGTTGCGGAGGGCTGTGGAGTCTATCGACATGGCCCTCGCCGCGCCGCATCTAATGGCCGAGGTGAGGAAGGTTATGAACATCGCCCAGGCGGAGCCGGAGATCGACATGGAGACTGTGAAGGAGCCGCTGGGCGTCTTCGCCGTCATCACGCCATTCAACTTCCCTGTGATGATTCCCATGTGGTTCATACCGCTGGCTGTGACGCTGGGCGACACTGTGGTCCTGAAGCCCAGCGAGCAGGACCCGGTGCCGGCGCTGTACATGGCTTCGCTGTTTGTAGAGGCGGGCTACCCGCCGGGGGTGCTCAACGTGGTGCTCGGCGACGGGTCCACGGCTGAGACCTTGATAAAGCATAGAGACGTCGTGGGGGTGGCCTTCGTGGGGTCCACCAGGGTTGGCTCGCAGGTGTACGCCCTCGCCGCGGCCCACGGCAAGAGGGCGCTGGTGGGCGCCGGGGCTAAGAACCCAGTTGTGGTTATGCCTGACGCCGATATGAAAAACGCCGTTGAGAACATAGCCACGGGCTTCTTCGTGATGGCTGGCCAGCGCTGCCTCGCGCCGGGTAACCTAATCCTCGTGGGCGAGGCTTATGACAAGTTTAAAAACGCGATTGTGGAGAGGGTGAAGAAGATTAGGGTTGGGTACCAGCTTCTAGACACCACAGACATGGGGCCTGTCATATCGGCCGCCTCTAAGAAGAGGATTTCTGACATGATTACAAGAGCCGCCGAGGCTGGCGCCGAGGTTCTGGTAGACGGTAGGTCTTACAGCCCGCCGAGGGAGTACGCAGAGGGCTTCTACCTGGGGCCCACGGTGCTGGACAAGGTGGCCATCGACATGGAAATCGCCCAGGAGGAGGTGTTCGGCCCGGTGTTGCCTATAATTAGAGCTGAGAGTTTTGAAGAGGCTGTGGAGATCGCAAACAAAACCCGCTACGGCAACGCCGCCTCTATCTTCACATCAAGCGGGAGGTACGCCCGGGAGTTCGCGCGGAGGGTCAACGCGGGGAATGTAGGCATCAACATGTCAATCGCCCAACCCACGCCTCACTTCCCCTTCGGCGGCAGGAAGCAGTCTTTCTTCGGCGTGTTGCACGCACAGGTAGACGCAGTGGACTTCTTCACCGACCGCAAGGTAATTATGCAGAGATGGTGGTAGAGGCCCTCCTCCTCGACCTAGACAAGACGCTTGTAAACGTCGAGGACTTCACCGACTACTGCTCTGCGCTGGCGGAGCTGGACGCGGCTGGATACGCCCCACGCGTGAGAGGCCCCGAGACGTACTGGGGCAGGTGCACCAAGACCGTCATGGATGTTCTAATCTCCCTCGGCGGCGCGGAGTGGGCAAGGGCAAACGAGATAGTGCGCAGATACGAGCTGATCGGCGCGGAGCGGGCCGTGGCCATGCCCTACCTAGACCTGTTTCTAGCCGCGACGGAGCGCCTCCCAAAGGCAATCGTGACGCTTCTCGACGCCGAGGCCACCAGCCTCGTCCTCCAGAGATTCGCCATCAAGACGCAGGCGGTGGTGGCGAGGGTACCCGGCATAAGGCCGAAGCCCCACCCCGACCCGGTGATACACGCGCTGAAGCTACTAGGCGCCGAGCCCGACGGCGCGGTGATGGTTGGAGACAGCGAGTGGGACGAAAAGGCGGCCGATGCCGCGGGGGTGCGCTTCATCGCCGTGACAAACGGGCGGCAGAACCACAACTTCAAAACCCCATACATAGCCAACAACCTAAAGGAAGCCGCTAAACTAATACAAGAGCTGTAGCCCTCCAATTTCACAAGCCTATTTACAGACGCCGGCGTGTATCTTTTTGAGATCTTCTGAACGCGCCGCCAGATCTCTCGTCAAGACGCAGATGAGCCTAGCCGCCGTCGAGTCGTCCGGCACGTTGGAAACCACGGCCTCGGGATCGGGGCCGTTGTATTGATACCTATGTAGCTCCAACGCTAGAAATGTGTTTTTCAACACCTCCTCGCCGAACCTCCGCGACAGCAACGCCGCGATCTCGGCCATCCTCGTAGTAGGCATCACGGCGATTACCACATCGACGTCCTCGATCTCCTCCGCCTCCTCCCCCCTACGCAACCTCGCGACGCCGGGGAACCTAGCCTTCAGTATATCCCTCCCCTCCACCGCCAGAGCCGCCAGGTAGGCCTTCCAGCACTGAAAAGCCTTGCCAGCGGCGTCTCTCACCAAGCCCACGGAGAGAAACGCCAGCGCTAGTCTACACTCTATTTCCGCCTCCCTCATACGCGCCTCCTATACCGCCCAGGGTCTCTCCAAGGCTTAGCCAAAACTGGGAACTCCACAGTGCCGTTGCGGCTTCCTCTTATAACTTTAGCTGGCTCCAATCTGTGATGTGTTTAACAACAACAGACACATTTTTCAATTCCTCTCGCGGAATCACCATGTATGTTGATAGGGCTAAGCGGCTGTACCTAGAGACGGGTTTTAGATTTCCCCGCGAGATTATATGGGCCATGGGTGTCGTGAAGGCGGCGTGCGCAATGGCCAACGCCCAGCTCGGCGCTCTAGACGGGGAGATCGCGAGGGCCATCGCGGCTGCCGCGCGCGAGCTGGCCGATGGGAAGATGGACGGCGAGGTTACGGTTGATGTATTCCAGACAGGCTCAGGCACGGGGTTTAACATGAACATAAACGAGGTGGTGGCCAGGAGGGCCTCGGAGATCCTAGGCATGCCTGTGCACCCAAACGACCACGTCAACAAGAGCCAGTCCTCCAACGACGTGGTGCCGACCGCGATTAGGCTCGCGGCGTTGCGGGCGGCCAGGGAGCTGTTGTTGCCGGCCCTGGACGCCGCAATATCTACGCTGGGGCTGAAGGCGGCGGAGTTTGCCAGCATCGTCAAGGCTGGCCGTACCCATCTGCGGGACGCGCTCCCGGTGACGCTGGGGCAGGAGCTGGGGGCATACGCCGCGGCCCTTAGACGCGAAAAGGAGTTCGTGGAGCTGGCACTGGCTAGGGTGGCAGAGGTCCCTCTGGGAGGGACGGCGGTCGGCACCGGGCAAGGCGCGCCGGAGGGCTTTGCCGAGTTAGCCGTGGCGCTGGCGGCCAAGGAGTCGGGTCTTCCCCTAAAGAGAGGCAACCCGTTCACTCAGATGAGGCTCCTCACCGACTTGTTGCTTATATCCTCGGCGCTACGCGCCCTCTCGGTCGACCTTTACAGGCTCATGCAGGACGTGAGGCTCATGTTCTCCGGGCCCAACACGGGCCTGGCGGAGATAGATCTGCCGAGCCAGCGGGAGCTCCCCGGTAGCTCAATGATGCCGGGTAAGCACAACCCCGTCACCGCCGAGGCCGCCATGTTAGCCGCGGCTCAGGTGATGGGCCTCGACCACGCCAACCAGATAGCGGCGTTGCTGGGCGAGTTTGAGCTGTCCATGGGTATCCCGCTGATGGGCTACAATATCATTACACAGATCAAGCTTTTGTCCGAGGCCTTGAGGAAGGCGGCTGAGGTCGTGGTGGCCGATATTATGCCCAACGTTGAGAGAATGCGGGCATATGCCCAAGCCTCCCAAGCCAGCGTCACCGCGTTCGCTACTGTGCTGGGCTACGACAAGGCGGCGCGCTTAGCCGAGTTATTGGAGAGGGGGGTGCCGCTGGAGGAAGCTCTCAAGTCGATTAATAAATCAGGAGTGTAGGGCCTCGGCGACTGCCTTAGCCACCTCTTCGTCCTGATCTCCTGTGCCTCCGCTTACCCCCACCGCGCCTCTGAAGCTATTGGAGGAGACCGGCAGGCCTCCTTTGCCGAAGATTAAGCCGGCGTGGATCGTGAGACCTATGTAGAAGGGCAGGTTCTGGGCCGCCCTCTCTGCGAGCTCTGCAGTTGACCGCCTAAACACGGCGGCTGTCCGGGCTTTGAGGTACGCTACCCACGGAGAGAATACGTATGCCCCTGGCATCTTGTAGATGGCGACCACCTCGCCGTTTTCATCCACAACCGCGATGGACACCTTTATCCCCATCTGCTCGGCCTTGGAGACGCCCCTGGCCACGGCGTCGAAAACCTTCATATCGCCACCAGTACCTTGCCGACTCTGTCGCCGGACCGCAACTCCTCCAAGGCGCGCCTCGCCTCCGCCAAGCCGTACGTCTTGTATATAACCGCCTTTATCCTTCCGCTCTCTAGAAGCCTCACCACCAGCTTAAAGTCGCCGCGCCTCCCGCCGGTGGAGCCTATCACAGAGATCTGCATCCCGTAGAGCCTCCTCAGATCCAGCTTCACCTCGGCGCCTGTTAAAGCCCCAGCCGTGACGTAGCGCCCCATCCTCCCAAGTAGGGAGTAGCTCAGCTCCCAGTTGCCGGCTCCCGTTGGGTCCAGTACCACATCGAAAGGAGCCGCTTCCCTCGCCTCATCCGGCGTCACTACGTAATCTGCACCTATCGACTTCAGCACTGGGGCCGACATGTCCTTGCGCCTAGTCACCGCGTACACCTCGCCGCCGAGCAACTTGGCGAACTGGACTGCGTAAACCCCTACGTTGCCGGTGGCCCCAACCACGGCCACCCGCTCGCCGGGGGATATGCCGGCTCTATACGCCATGTTCCACGCTGTGAGGCCCCCGATGGGCAGGGTCGCCGCCTCCCTCAACTCGGCCCTGGTCTTCTCGACGTTGCGCGCAGGTACCACCGCGTACTCGGCGTAGCCGCCCTGGGTGGCGACTCCGATCAACGCGCCGCCAGTCGACTCGCACATCTGCGTCCAGCCAGCTAGGCAGTGGCGGCAGTGCCCGCAGTACAGCCTGTTGTACACAACCACCGCGTCCCCCCGCTGTAGCCCCTCAACCCCGGGCCCCACCTCCTCCACAACCCCGGCGAATTCGCTACCGGGTATGTGGGGCATCGGCGTAGCCTTGACGGCGCCCGTCACCACGTTGTAGTCCAGCGGGTTGGCCCCCGCGTGCCTCACCTTTATCAAAACCTCGCCGGGCCCCGGCCGGGGGGCCTCCACGTCTTGTATAGACAGGTTCTCCAGGCCTGGCGTGGAAAAGACAGCCGCCTTCATCTACTGCTCCTCCACCACGTAGTTCCGAAGTACGCCGATCTTCTCGACCTCGGCCTCAACCACGTCGCCTCCCT
The sequence above is drawn from the Pyrobaculum ferrireducens genome and encodes:
- a CDS encoding HAD-IIA family hydrolase translates to MIDASLFAFDVHGVFITRILDDPEVLGGHAVLEALKRMGRKIALIASGSNWSTKEYMERMRALGYLVDYDEVWPAARVAAIHLRRIFGKAHVLVLGERGLAEEIEAHGHVVVEDWRDAEAVAVGHDRGITFDKVTKAVRAVHAGAYFLAVNKVRWYYMPGEGPIMSPGAIVAAIEYQTRREAVVVGKPSPIHFIEVLSHFGVMPQDAVMVGDDVEADMMPARSLGMKTVLINFEKRGDKQSWPRGLVDLVLNHVDELAKFIKG
- a CDS encoding HAD-IIA family hydrolase; its protein translation is MKPSVYFIDVQGTLLKRNPQTLKSQLIGGVKAMEAMRQRGARYFILSNAPRLTEEVYKDLAAVGLPVGMEQVITSAQVTGEYIAKRFGPSKLYVIGSDSFKQELAKYGHQVVEDGADIVVVGIDRQLTFEKLNKAMQLIMSGAKLVAAGMSRFIPEEKPTISIGPIAMALSYATGVKPINTGKPSRIMYTYALIRARAYPEESAIISDDLEDLVLAQKMGFHTILVLTGTTTPERLRESGFQPDQVLSNIDELEP
- a CDS encoding PEP-utilizing enzyme, producing MSEKRFPYPDEVKLPEGIDIETYKRMYAYYRLPATVLFGKDAPKELVEWERKMFWYQDSLHHYDVMYPLDDIHPATWEIALSTYNSRIFVVPPANGIPHRLVNGYLFISFVPVLDEKEIQKRLEHFQKRAGYYYQNWNDIYEKNWKPEAEKIVKEMESLEFRDLPEFEDESVVFGRKGYSPSAYHLVDNWLRLVMLHQRLWWKHFEMLNLGYAAYLLFYQFMKQKFPDIPDQHIALMVAGIDVILFKPDMELRRLAKLAVELGVADRILSFATAEQMEAELSRSKNPNEQKWFNEWNSVKYPWFYYTTGIGFYHHEPRWIDDLNIPFNFLKDYISKVKRGESLETATERLRKQRDEIAARYRELLSEEDRKVFDQYLQIAKTVFPYVEEHNFYVEHWGHTVFYNKIKEVGRILAKHGFIEKAEDIFYMNWWEIYLALLDLVASWAVVMPPVGKYYWPKEIARRKEILAKLKEYKPPPALGRPPEVVTEPFTVMLWGVTRERIEDWLGTAAAGKVIKGFPASPGVVEGRAVVVKSVEELGKVKEGDILVCPNTSPAWGPVFAKVKAVVSDIGGLMAHAAIVAREYGVPAVVGTGNASRIIKDGQKIRVDGFKGVVEILE
- a CDS encoding PEP/pyruvate-binding domain-containing protein, translating into MIIVPISSLKKSDILLAGGKGASLGELVQAGARVPPGYVVTSIAYKNFLEYNGIDKLVARLERRDGDPYALAARIRSAILEGEMPGDLSRELDKVSNEFMRDFLAVRSSATYEDSPEFSFAGIHETYLGVRGADVESYVRRVWASNFEDRAVAYKLDNKIPPSKVLMAVVVQRLVNPKAAGVAFTLDPRNGDRSVVVVESSWGLGESVVAGEVNPDRYVVSKITEEVLKREISNGKNTMYVLEGGKVVHKEVPPELAAASSLEDGEVVEVARQAVMLEKYFGHPVDVEWAIERDVYILQSRPETVWSRRKTSGEWHSTGDLLKDIAYNLLSFKL
- a CDS encoding CoA-acylating methylmalonate-semialdehyde dehydrogenase, with the protein product MIKISSSYGLLKPLVEGKFVDVDHDRVLPTYDPGLGRQIGEVPVMKNVDEAVQSAARAFEKWSRLPVYERLQYLVKLKIVFEQRLEEMAHLIAQNVGKTKQEAMGELRRAVESIDMALAAPHLMAEVRKVMNIAQAEPEIDMETVKEPLGVFAVITPFNFPVMIPMWFIPLAVTLGDTVVLKPSEQDPVPALYMASLFVEAGYPPGVLNVVLGDGSTAETLIKHRDVVGVAFVGSTRVGSQVYALAAAHGKRALVGAGAKNPVVVMPDADMKNAVENIATGFFVMAGQRCLAPGNLILVGEAYDKFKNAIVERVKKIRVGYQLLDTTDMGPVISAASKKRISDMITRAAEAGAEVLVDGRSYSPPREYAEGFYLGPTVLDKVAIDMEIAQEEVFGPVLPIIRAESFEEAVEIANKTRYGNAASIFTSSGRYAREFARRVNAGNVGINMSIAQPTPHFPFGGRKQSFFGVLHAQVDAVDFFTDRKVIMQRWW
- a CDS encoding HAD family hydrolase — its product is MVVEALLLDLDKTLVNVEDFTDYCSALAELDAAGYAPRVRGPETYWGRCTKTVMDVLISLGGAEWARANEIVRRYELIGAERAVAMPYLDLFLAATERLPKAIVTLLDAEATSLVLQRFAIKTQAVVARVPGIRPKPHPDPVIHALKLLGAEPDGAVMVGDSEWDEKAADAAGVRFIAVTNGRQNHNFKTPYIANNLKEAAKLIQEL
- a CDS encoding PaREP1 family protein — its product is MREAEIECRLALAFLSVGLVRDAAGKAFQCWKAYLAALAVEGRDILKARFPGVARLRRGEEAEEIEDVDVVIAVMPTTRMAEIAALLSRRFGEEVLKNTFLALELHRYQYNGPDPEAVVSNVPDDSTAARLICVLTRDLAARSEDLKKIHAGVCK
- a CDS encoding lyase family protein, whose amino-acid sequence is MYVDRAKRLYLETGFRFPREIIWAMGVVKAACAMANAQLGALDGEIARAIAAAARELADGKMDGEVTVDVFQTGSGTGFNMNINEVVARRASEILGMPVHPNDHVNKSQSSNDVVPTAIRLAALRAARELLLPALDAAISTLGLKAAEFASIVKAGRTHLRDALPVTLGQELGAYAAALRREKEFVELALARVAEVPLGGTAVGTGQGAPEGFAELAVALAAKESGLPLKRGNPFTQMRLLTDLLLISSALRALSVDLYRLMQDVRLMFSGPNTGLAEIDLPSQRELPGSSMMPGKHNPVTAEAAMLAAAQVMGLDHANQIAALLGEFELSMGIPLMGYNIITQIKLLSEALRKAAEVVVADIMPNVERMRAYAQASQASVTAFATVLGYDKAARLAELLERGVPLEEALKSINKSGV
- a CDS encoding GlcG/HbpS family heme-binding protein, which encodes MKVFDAVARGVSKAEQMGIKVSIAVVDENGEVVAIYKMPGAYVFSPWVAYLKARTAAVFRRSTAELAERAAQNLPFYIGLTIHAGLIFGKGGLPVSSNSFRGAVGVSGGTGDQDEEVAKAVAEALHS
- a CDS encoding alcohol dehydrogenase catalytic domain-containing protein, translated to MKAAVFSTPGLENLSIQDVEAPRPGPGEVLIKVRHAGANPLDYNVVTGAVKATPMPHIPGSEFAGVVEEVGPGVEGLQRGDAVVVYNRLYCGHCRHCLAGWTQMCESTGGALIGVATQGGYAEYAVVPARNVEKTRAELREAATLPIGGLTAWNMAYRAGISPGERVAVVGATGNVGVYAVQFAKLLGGEVYAVTRRKDMSAPVLKSIGADYVVTPDEAREAAPFDVVLDPTGAGNWELSYSLLGRMGRYVTAGALTGAEVKLDLRRLYGMQISVIGSTGGRRGDFKLVVRLLESGRIKAVIYKTYGLAEARRALEELRSGDRVGKVLVAI